From one Humulus lupulus chromosome 8, drHumLupu1.1, whole genome shotgun sequence genomic stretch:
- the LOC133798331 gene encoding transcription factor GTE6-like isoform X3 — protein sequence MDAPVLDVVNVPTISGYSNVEDIEGYQHLVDELSLKIEELEQRMIEVEQFNSSTSKKQLKASKGNSNAKDKDKEKHIPGLKKQQQEASKREAAAAKRMHDLMRQFGTILSQITRHKWAWPFMQPVDVEGLGLHDYYEVIDKPMDFSTIKNQMEANDGTGYKNVRQICGDVRLVFKNAMKYNEERSNVHVMAKTLLKKFEEKWLQFLPKVIEEEKRREEEEAEAQMNIQLVYEAAHAKMARDINNELHELDLHLEELREMVVRKCRKISVEDKRKLGASLTKLSPEDLGKALEIVAQNNPGFQATAEETESTLWRLKFFVKGALEVQGKSSCSASLGGNNNSTDNAINNNNNDDDNINNNIKRKREISNAIAKAVKKKSKKPTS from the exons ATGGATGCACCTGTTTTAGATGTTGTAAATGTTCCAACAATTAGTGGTTACAGTAATGTGGAAGACATAGAGGGTTATCAGCATCTCGTAGATGAACTTTCACTGAAGATTGAGGAG CTTGAGCAAAGAATGATTGAGGTAGAGCAGTTCAACTCTAGCACAAGTAAGAAGCAACTAAAGGCATCTAAAGGCAACTCAAATGCAAAAGATAAAGATAAAGAGAAACATATCCCAGGTCTTAAGAAGCAGCAACAAGAGGCATCAAAAAGGGAAGCTGCTGCTGCAAAAAGAATGCATGACCTCATGCGCCAATTCGGAACTATTTTGAGTCAG ATCACACGACACAAATGGGCCTGGCCCTTTATGCAGCCTGTAGATGTTGAAGGTCTTGGTTTGCATGACTACTATGAG GTTATTGACAAGCCAATGGATTTCAGTACAATAAAAAATCAAATGGAGGCTAACGATGGCACTGGATATAAAAATGTTCGGCAAATCTGTGGTGATGTAAGGTTGGTATTCAAAAATGCTATGAAATACAATGAAGAGAGAAGTAATGTTCATGTTATGGCCAAAACTTTGCTGAAAAAGTTTGAGGAGAAGTGGCTGCAATTTCTGCCTAAGGTTATAGAAGAG GAAAAAAGACGAGAGGAGGAGGAAGCAGAGGCACAGATGAACATTCAGCTTGTTTATGAGGCAGCTCATGCCAAAATGGCTAGAGATATAAATAATGAG CTGCACGAGCTTGATCTGCATTTGGAAGAACTTCGAGAAATGGTTGTTCGAAAGTGCAG AAAAATTTCAGTAGAAGATAAAAGAAAGCTCGGGGCATCACTCACCAAATTGTCTCCTGAAGATCTTGGCAAGGCATTGGAGATTGTTGCCCAAAATAATCCTGGTTTCCAAGCTACTGCTGAAGAG ACTGAATCTACTTTGTGGAGGCTAAAGTTTTTTGTAAAGGGTGCTTTAGAAGTTCAAGGCAAGAgttcctgctcagcaagcttgggtGGCAACAACAACAGCACAGACAATGctatcaacaacaacaacaatgacGACGACAacatcaacaacaacattaagCGCAAAAGAGAGATTTCCAATGCTATTGCCAAGGCTGTAAAGAAAAAAAGTAAGAAGCCCACTTCTTGA
- the LOC133798331 gene encoding transcription factor GTE6-like isoform X2 — MDAPVLDVVNVPTISGYSNVEDIEGYQHLVDELSLKIEELEQRMIEVEQFNSSTSKKQLKASKGNSNAKDKDKEKHIPGLKKQQQEASKREAAAAKRMHDLMRQFGTILSQITRHKWAWPFMQPVDVEGLGLHDYYEVIDKPMDFSTIKNQMEANDGTGYKNVRQICGDVRLVFKNAMKYNEERSNVHVMAKTLLKKFEEKWLQFLPKVIEEEKRREEEEAEAQMNIQLVYEAAHAKMARDINNELHELDLHLEELREMVVRKCRKISVEDKRKLGASLTKLSPEDLGKALEIVAQNNPGFQATAEEVDLDIDALTESTLWRLKFFVKGALEVQGKSSCSASLGGNNNSTDNAINNNNNDDDNINNNIKRKREISNAIAKAVKKKSKKPTS; from the exons ATGGATGCACCTGTTTTAGATGTTGTAAATGTTCCAACAATTAGTGGTTACAGTAATGTGGAAGACATAGAGGGTTATCAGCATCTCGTAGATGAACTTTCACTGAAGATTGAGGAG CTTGAGCAAAGAATGATTGAGGTAGAGCAGTTCAACTCTAGCACAAGTAAGAAGCAACTAAAGGCATCTAAAGGCAACTCAAATGCAAAAGATAAAGATAAAGAGAAACATATCCCAGGTCTTAAGAAGCAGCAACAAGAGGCATCAAAAAGGGAAGCTGCTGCTGCAAAAAGAATGCATGACCTCATGCGCCAATTCGGAACTATTTTGAGTCAG ATCACACGACACAAATGGGCCTGGCCCTTTATGCAGCCTGTAGATGTTGAAGGTCTTGGTTTGCATGACTACTATGAG GTTATTGACAAGCCAATGGATTTCAGTACAATAAAAAATCAAATGGAGGCTAACGATGGCACTGGATATAAAAATGTTCGGCAAATCTGTGGTGATGTAAGGTTGGTATTCAAAAATGCTATGAAATACAATGAAGAGAGAAGTAATGTTCATGTTATGGCCAAAACTTTGCTGAAAAAGTTTGAGGAGAAGTGGCTGCAATTTCTGCCTAAGGTTATAGAAGAG GAAAAAAGACGAGAGGAGGAGGAAGCAGAGGCACAGATGAACATTCAGCTTGTTTATGAGGCAGCTCATGCCAAAATGGCTAGAGATATAAATAATGAG CTGCACGAGCTTGATCTGCATTTGGAAGAACTTCGAGAAATGGTTGTTCGAAAGTGCAG AAAAATTTCAGTAGAAGATAAAAGAAAGCTCGGGGCATCACTCACCAAATTGTCTCCTGAAGATCTTGGCAAGGCATTGGAGATTGTTGCCCAAAATAATCCTGGTTTCCAAGCTACTGCTGAAGAGGTGGACCTTGACATTGATGCTCTG ACTGAATCTACTTTGTGGAGGCTAAAGTTTTTTGTAAAGGGTGCTTTAGAAGTTCAAGGCAAGAgttcctgctcagcaagcttgggtGGCAACAACAACAGCACAGACAATGctatcaacaacaacaacaatgacGACGACAacatcaacaacaacattaagCGCAAAAGAGAGATTTCCAATGCTATTGCCAAGGCTGTAAAGAAAAAAAGTAAGAAGCCCACTTCTTGA
- the LOC133798331 gene encoding transcription factor GTE6-like isoform X1, with protein MDAPVLDVVNVPTISGYSNVEDIEGYQHLVDELSLKIEELEQRMIEVEQFNSSTSKKQLKASKGNSNAKDKDKEKHIPGLKKQQQEASKREAAAAKRMHDLMRQFGTILSQITRHKWAWPFMQPVDVEGLGLHDYYEVIDKPMDFSTIKNQMEANDGTGYKNVRQICGDVRLVFKNAMKYNEERSNVHVMAKTLLKKFEEKWLQFLPKVIEEEKRREEEEAEAQMNIQLVYEAAHAKMARDINNELHELDLHLEELREMVVRKCRKISVEDKRKLGASLTKLSPEDLGKALEIVAQNNPGFQATAEEVDLDIDALVTESTLWRLKFFVKGALEVQGKSSCSASLGGNNNSTDNAINNNNNDDDNINNNIKRKREISNAIAKAVKKKSKKPTS; from the exons ATGGATGCACCTGTTTTAGATGTTGTAAATGTTCCAACAATTAGTGGTTACAGTAATGTGGAAGACATAGAGGGTTATCAGCATCTCGTAGATGAACTTTCACTGAAGATTGAGGAG CTTGAGCAAAGAATGATTGAGGTAGAGCAGTTCAACTCTAGCACAAGTAAGAAGCAACTAAAGGCATCTAAAGGCAACTCAAATGCAAAAGATAAAGATAAAGAGAAACATATCCCAGGTCTTAAGAAGCAGCAACAAGAGGCATCAAAAAGGGAAGCTGCTGCTGCAAAAAGAATGCATGACCTCATGCGCCAATTCGGAACTATTTTGAGTCAG ATCACACGACACAAATGGGCCTGGCCCTTTATGCAGCCTGTAGATGTTGAAGGTCTTGGTTTGCATGACTACTATGAG GTTATTGACAAGCCAATGGATTTCAGTACAATAAAAAATCAAATGGAGGCTAACGATGGCACTGGATATAAAAATGTTCGGCAAATCTGTGGTGATGTAAGGTTGGTATTCAAAAATGCTATGAAATACAATGAAGAGAGAAGTAATGTTCATGTTATGGCCAAAACTTTGCTGAAAAAGTTTGAGGAGAAGTGGCTGCAATTTCTGCCTAAGGTTATAGAAGAG GAAAAAAGACGAGAGGAGGAGGAAGCAGAGGCACAGATGAACATTCAGCTTGTTTATGAGGCAGCTCATGCCAAAATGGCTAGAGATATAAATAATGAG CTGCACGAGCTTGATCTGCATTTGGAAGAACTTCGAGAAATGGTTGTTCGAAAGTGCAG AAAAATTTCAGTAGAAGATAAAAGAAAGCTCGGGGCATCACTCACCAAATTGTCTCCTGAAGATCTTGGCAAGGCATTGGAGATTGTTGCCCAAAATAATCCTGGTTTCCAAGCTACTGCTGAAGAGGTGGACCTTGACATTGATGCTCTGGTG ACTGAATCTACTTTGTGGAGGCTAAAGTTTTTTGTAAAGGGTGCTTTAGAAGTTCAAGGCAAGAgttcctgctcagcaagcttgggtGGCAACAACAACAGCACAGACAATGctatcaacaacaacaacaatgacGACGACAacatcaacaacaacattaagCGCAAAAGAGAGATTTCCAATGCTATTGCCAAGGCTGTAAAGAAAAAAAGTAAGAAGCCCACTTCTTGA